TATGTCCGTGCTCGTGAAGACCGTCGTCCTCCTGATGCTCTCCAATATCTTCATGACGTTTGCCTGGTACGCCCATTTGCGGAACCTGAACAACCGGGCCTGGTTCATCGCCGCCCTCCTGAGCTGGGGCGTGGCGCTCTTCGAGTACCTCCTGCAGGTCCCCGCCAACAGGATCGGCTACGGCACGCTTTCCCTGGCGCAGCTCAAGATAGTGCAGGAGGTGATCACGCTCTCCGTCTTCGTCCCGTTCTCCCTCTTCTACATGGGCCAGGAGATGCGGCTCAACTACCTCTGGGCGGGGTGCTGCCTCCTCGGGGCGGTCTTTTTCATCTTCAAGGGGTAGCGGCGGAACACCGCGGCGTCGTTCGCAAAGGGGCTGGCGCCTTGTGCGTCCCCTGGGGGGGGGGGCCGGGATTCCAGGAGATCGCCCCAAGACGCGTGCGACATCCTTTCCTTGCCGTCTCATGGGGCTGGCTCCCCCCCCCTGACCCTCCCTCTGCACCCAGACTCGGGGGAGGGGGATGGGAGGAGGGCGGGGTGATTGTCCCCGGAGGATTCCGGGAATCCCCGAGGATTTCGATTCCGCCGGGGAAAGCCGCGGGGCGGGGGAGCCGATTCTCCTGCTTCTCCTTGCGTCGGCCCCTCGAAGCTGATACAGTCACCGGACGGGGCACGGGCGATGAAGAGGATGCGGATCCGGGTCGGCGGCGTCGTGCAGGGTGTCTGCTTCCGGTACTACGCGGCGCGGGAAGCGGCGCGCGCGGGCGTCTCCGGCTGGGTCCGCAACACCCCCGACGGCCGCGTCGAGGCGGTCGTCGAGGGCGAGGAGCCGGACGTGGACTCCATAACCGGCTGGTTCCGGCACGGGCCCCCCGACGCCGTGGTCGACGAGTTCCACGCGGACGAGGAGCCGTACCGAAACGAATTCGACGGCTTCCGCGTGCTCTCCTGAACAGGGCGCGACGCGGCGCCCCTCAGCGGACCCGGTTCTTCCCGGCGCGCTTGGCGCGGTAGAGCGCCTTGTCCGCCTTGAGCACCAGGACGTCCCTCGTGCGGCCGTCGTCGGGAAACGCGGCCACCCCTATGCTGATGGTCACGGGGGCGGGCATCCGCCTGCCGGCGCGGCTGCGGTGCAGTTCCTCCGTCGCCGCGCGGAGGCGCTCCGCGACGGCGATCGCGCGCTTCTTGTTGGTATGGGAGAGGAGGAGGGCGAACTCCTCCCCCCCGTAGCGCGCGGCGATGTCGCCCGCCCGGATGGACCTGCCGAGAAGGGAGCCCATGGCGCGGAGGGCCTCGTCGCCGGCGAGGTGCCCGTGGGCGTCGTTGTAGTCCTTGAATCCGTCGAGGTCCATGAGGAGCAGGGAGAACGGGTACCCGTACCTCGCCGCCGCGCTGATCCCCCGCGCCAGCGCCTGGTGAAAGTAGCGGTGGTTGTGGATGCGGGTGAGCTCGTCGAAGATGGAGAGCCGCCGGTAATGGTCCTTCATCCGGGCCCCCGCGTAGTACCGGCGGCGCTCGATCGCCCTCCTGATGACGATCTCCGCCCACTCCCCCCGGATCGGCGTCAGGATCGTGTCGTAGGCGCCCTGGACGAGGCAGGAGACGATGGTCCTGAATCGGCCGGGCGTGGCGGTGATGATGATGCACGAGTCCAGTCCCATCTCCCTGATCTCGCGTATCATCTCGACGCCGGGCCGCCCGCCTGGATCGAGGCAGAGGATGACGAGGTCGTGGTAGCGCGCGCCCAACTCAGCCCGCGCTTCGGACCAGGAACGAACCTCCGCCGCCACGAGGCCGATGCGGCGGCAGACCTCCATCAGCGTCTCCGCGGACGTCCCCCGCCTGTCCACGATCAGGGCGCGTTCCCTTCCCGACATCTCCCGCATCCTCCCCCAGATCGCCCGCCGCGGCTTTCCCCGCCGGAGGCACGCCCAAGGATATCATCTGAACGCCCGCGGGGGAAGGCGTATCCGGCGCGCCGCGGCGGGGGAGGCGTTTGACACCGCTCAAACGAACTGATAGACTTCACGATCACAGGGGGGAGAAGGGTGAACACGCGCGTCTTCAGCGGCATACAGCCGACCGGTGTGCTGCACATCGGCAACTACCTCGGCGCGATCAAGACCTGGGTCGCCCTGCTCGACGACCACGAGTGCATCTTCTGCATCGTGGACCAGCACGCGATCACGGTGCCGTACGAGCCCGCGGGGATGCAGGCGCGGATATTCGACGCCGCCGTCGGGTACCTGGCGTGCGGGGTCGATCCGGCGCGGTGCGCGATTTTCGTCCAGTCGGACGTCCCGGAGCACACCGAGCTCGCCTGGTATTTCAACACGGTGACCCCGGTCGCGTACCTCGAGCGGATGACCCAGTACAAGGACAAGTCGGCGCAGTTCCACGAGCAGATCAACATGGGGCTCCTCGGCTACCCGGTGCTCCAGGCGGCGGACATCCTCCTCTACAAGGCCGGGATCGTCCCCGTCGGGGAGGACCAGTCGCAGCACCTCGAGCTCACGCGGGACGTCGCGCGGAAGTTCAACCGTCTCTACGGGGAGACGTTCCCGGAGCCCCGGACGCTGGTCGGAACGGCCCCCCGCGTCGCGGGCCTCGACGGGGCGGCCAAGATGAGCAAGACGCTGGACAACTACATCGCGATCAACGAAACGCCGGAGGAGATCTGGAAAAAGCTCTCGACGGCGGTGACCGATCCCGCCAGGAAGCGCCGCACGGACCCGGGGACCCCCGAGGCGTGCAACATCTTCTCGCTGCACGCGTTCTTCTCGACGCCGGCGCAGCGGGCGCGGGTGGCGGAGGGGTGCCGCACCGCGGGGATCGGCTGTCTCGAGTGCAAACGGCTGCTGGCGGAGAATATCGCGCGGGAGCTCGCGCCGATCCGGGAGCGGTACGAGGCGTTGCGCAACGATCCGGCGGCGGTGCGCCGGGTGCTCGACGAGGGGGCGGAGAGATGCAGGACGATCGCGCGGGAGACGATGCGGGACGTGAAGGGGAGGATGGGGCTCCTCCGCTGAGCGCCGCCGCGGATGCGGACCGGTCCGCCGCGGGGGCGGAGCGCCTCCGCGCGCTGCAGGATATGCGGGACTGCAAGGTGGCGCTCGACGTCTTCGAGGGCCCCCTCGACCTGCTCCTCTACCTGATACGGCGCGAGGAGGTCGACATCCGCGACATCCCGATCGTCACGATCGCCGACCAGTACATCGGCTACCTCGACCTGATGCGGATGCTCGACCTCGACATCGCGAGCGAGTTTCTCGTGATGGCGGCGACGCTGCTGCAGATCAAGTCGCGGATGCTGCTCCCGCCCGAGGAGCGCCCGGTCGAGGAGGCGGTCGAGGAGGAGGACCCTCGCGGCGCGCTCGTCAAGCAGCTCCTCGAGTACAAGCGCTTCAAGGAGGCGGCGGGCTTCCTCTCCTGGAAGGAACAGGAGCAGCAGTCGGTCTTCGCGCGCTACGTGGACCGGACGTTTCTCCCCGGCCCCTCGGACAGCCCGCTCGTGGAGGTGAGCATCTTCGACCTGATCAGCGCCTTCTCGGACGTGCTGAAGCGCTGCACCGGAGACCCGCGGGAGATCGCCGAGGAGCTGTACACGGTGACCGACAAGATCGCCGCCATCACCGCCCTCCTCGGCGTCCGGCCGGTGCTGAAATTCAGCGAGCTGTTCAAGGATGCGCGCATCCGGACGGAGGTGGTGGTGACGTTCCTGGCGCTGCTTGAGCTGATACGGCTCAAGAAGATACAGGCGCACCAGCCTGCGCCGTTCGCGGAGATAGAGATCTGCGCGGCCTGAGGCACGGCAGATCCCAGACGGGAGACGCGAGATGGGGGAAGAGGCGAACAACGTCAAGGCCATCGTGGAGGCGCTGCTCTTCGCCGGCAGCGAGCCGGTCAAGCCGTCCGAGATACGGGAGATCCTCGCCGTCTCGCTTCCGCAGGGCGACGGAACGATACGCGCGCTGATCGAGGAGTTGCGGGACGACTACCGGAAGGGCGGGAGGAGCTTCACCATCGCCGAGATCGCCGGCGGCTACCGTCTCCAGACGCTCCCCGAGTACGGAGACTGGATCTCGCGTCTCCGGGCGGCGCCGTCGCGGCGGAAGCTCTCTGCGCCCGCCCTCGAGACGCTGGCCATCGTCGCCTACCGCCAGCCGATCACGAAGGCCGAGATCGAGGCGATCCGCGGGGTCAACATCGACGGGGTGCTCGAGAACCTGATGGACCGGGGACTGGTCGAGACGAAGGGGCGCAAGCAGGCGATCGGGAAGCCGCACCTGTTCGGGACCACCAAGAGGTTCCTGGAGCATTTCGGGCTCCGCACCATCAAGGATCTTCCGGAGATAGAGGAGCTGAAGCGCGCGATCGCGGCGGAGGCGCCGGCCGGGCCCGCCCCCCCCGCGGAGCGGCAGGGGCTCGCATGATCGGGCGCCGCAACGGGAAGGCGCGGCCTCCCCTGGGGCGCCGGGAGGGACGCGGAGGACGCATGAAGATCGACGATCTGAGGAAGAAGATCGACGCGCTGGACCGCAGGATCGTGGCCCTGATCAATGAGCGGGCCTCCTGCGCTCACGAGATCGGCCGGATCAAGCGCGACACGAACCGGGAGATCTACGCCCCCGAGCGCGAGAAGGCGGTCTACGAGAAGGTGGAGGGGATGAGCGGCGGGCCGCTTCCGGCCGGCTCGCTCCGGGCGATCTACCGCGAGATCATGTCGGCCTCGCTCGCCATCGAGAAGAAGCTGGTGGTCGCCTACCTCGGCCCGGAGGCGACGTTCACGCACCTGGCGGCGAGGAACAAGTTCGGCGGTTCCGTCGACTACGCCCCGGCGGCGAGCATCACGGATATCTTCGGCGAGGTCGAGCGGGGCGCGGCGGACTACGGGGTCGTGCCGATCGAGAACTCCAACGAGGGCGCCGTGACGCACACCCTCGACATGTTCGCGGATTCCCGGGCGAAGATCTGCGCGGAGATCTACCTCGACATCTCGCACTGCCTGATGGCATCCTGCGCGCCGCGGGAGATCACAACAATCTACTCGAAGGCCGAGGTCTTCGGGCAGTGCCGCGCCTGGATCCGGGAGAATTGCCCGTCGGTGGAGCTGATCGACTGTTCCTCGACCGCCCGGGCGGCGGAGCGCGCGGCCGGGGAGCCCGGCGCCGCGGCGATCGCCAGCGAGCTCGCCGCGGAGCTGTACGGGCTGAGGATCGCGGCCCGCGGCATCGAGGACAGCGGCAGAAACGAGACGCGCTTCCTCGTGATCGGCCGCGCCTCCGCGGGGCCGAGCGGGGACGACAAGACCTCCATCCTGGTCTCGATCTCCGACCGGGTGGGGGCGCTCCACCGGATGCTCTACCCGTTCAGGAGGCACGCGATCAACCTGACCAAGATCGAGTCGCGCCCCTCGAAGAGGAAGGCGTGGGAGTACTACTTCTTCATCGATCTGGAGGGGCACGTGGCGCAGAAGAAGGTGGCAGAGGCGCTGCGGGAGCTGGAGCGGCAGTGTCTGTTCGTGGAGCACCTCGGCTCGTACCCGAGGGCGAAACCGCGGCTCCCGTGCGCCTGCGCGGAGGAGACGAAACGGAACCGCCGCCCGCGGCGCGCGGGCAAACCCGGCGGATTGAACCGGAACAGGGCAGGGAGGGTCGGATGATAGGCAAGGCGATACGGCTGGAGCGCACCATCAACCGGGCGAGCAGGCGGACGGTCATCGTCCCGATGGACCACGGGATGACGTTGGGCCCCATCCCCGGGATCGGCGACATCAAGGAGACGATCAACAAGATGGTCGAGGGGGGCGCGAATGCCATCCTGCTCCACAAGGGGATGGTCGAGGCGGGGCACCGCGGCGGGGGGAAGGACGTGGGGCTCATCGTCCACCTCTCGGCGTCCACCTCGCTGAGCCCGTACCCGAACACGAAGGTCCTCGTCTGCACCGTCGAGGAGGCGGTCCGCCTCGGCGCGGACGCGGTGAGCGTGCACGTGAACCTCGGCGACGTGATGGACACGGCGATGATCCGCGA
The sequence above is a segment of the Chlamydiota bacterium genome. Coding sequences within it:
- the trpS gene encoding tryptophan--tRNA ligase, with protein sequence MNTRVFSGIQPTGVLHIGNYLGAIKTWVALLDDHECIFCIVDQHAITVPYEPAGMQARIFDAAVGYLACGVDPARCAIFVQSDVPEHTELAWYFNTVTPVAYLERMTQYKDKSAQFHEQINMGLLGYPVLQAADILLYKAGIVPVGEDQSQHLELTRDVARKFNRLYGETFPEPRTLVGTAPRVAGLDGAAKMSKTLDNYIAINETPEEIWKKLSTAVTDPARKRRTDPGTPEACNIFSLHAFFSTPAQRARVAEGCRTAGIGCLECKRLLAENIARELAPIRERYEALRNDPAAVRRVLDEGAERCRTIARETMRDVKGRMGLLR
- a CDS encoding acylphosphatase, yielding MKRMRIRVGGVVQGVCFRYYAAREAARAGVSGWVRNTPDGRVEAVVEGEEPDVDSITGWFRHGPPDAVVDEFHADEEPYRNEFDGFRVLS
- a CDS encoding diguanylate cyclase, encoding MSGRERALIVDRRGTSAETLMEVCRRIGLVAAEVRSWSEARAELGARYHDLVILCLDPGGRPGVEMIREIREMGLDSCIIITATPGRFRTIVSCLVQGAYDTILTPIRGEWAEIVIRRAIERRRYYAGARMKDHYRRLSIFDELTRIHNHRYFHQALARGISAAARYGYPFSLLLMDLDGFKDYNDAHGHLAGDEALRAMGSLLGRSIRAGDIAARYGGEEFALLLSHTNKKRAIAVAERLRAATEELHRSRAGRRMPAPVTISIGVAAFPDDGRTRDVLVLKADKALYRAKRAGKNRVR
- a CDS encoding segregation/condensation protein A; translated protein: MRDCKVALDVFEGPLDLLLYLIRREEVDIRDIPIVTIADQYIGYLDLMRMLDLDIASEFLVMAATLLQIKSRMLLPPEERPVEEAVEEEDPRGALVKQLLEYKRFKEAAGFLSWKEQEQQSVFARYVDRTFLPGPSDSPLVEVSIFDLISAFSDVLKRCTGDPREIAEELYTVTDKIAAITALLGVRPVLKFSELFKDARIRTEVVVTFLALLELIRLKKIQAHQPAPFAEIEICAA
- a CDS encoding DMT family protein, which codes for MKTVVLLMLSNIFMTFAWYAHLRNLNNRAWFIAALLSWGVALFEYLLQVPANRIGYGTLSLAQLKIVQEVITLSVFVPFSLFYMGQEMRLNYLWAGCCLLGAVFFIFKG
- the pheA gene encoding prephenate dehydratase, whose amino-acid sequence is MKIDDLRKKIDALDRRIVALINERASCAHEIGRIKRDTNREIYAPEREKAVYEKVEGMSGGPLPAGSLRAIYREIMSASLAIEKKLVVAYLGPEATFTHLAARNKFGGSVDYAPAASITDIFGEVERGAADYGVVPIENSNEGAVTHTLDMFADSRAKICAEIYLDISHCLMASCAPREITTIYSKAEVFGQCRAWIRENCPSVELIDCSSTARAAERAAGEPGAAAIASELAAELYGLRIAARGIEDSGRNETRFLVIGRASAGPSGDDKTSILVSISDRVGALHRMLYPFRRHAINLTKIESRPSKRKAWEYYFFIDLEGHVAQKKVAEALRELERQCLFVEHLGSYPRAKPRLPCACAEETKRNRRPRRAGKPGGLNRNRAGRVG
- the scpB gene encoding SMC-Scp complex subunit ScpB, encoding MGEEANNVKAIVEALLFAGSEPVKPSEIREILAVSLPQGDGTIRALIEELRDDYRKGGRSFTIAEIAGGYRLQTLPEYGDWISRLRAAPSRRKLSAPALETLAIVAYRQPITKAEIEAIRGVNIDGVLENLMDRGLVETKGRKQAIGKPHLFGTTKRFLEHFGLRTIKDLPEIEELKRAIAAEAPAGPAPPAERQGLA